The genome window ATATAGGTGTTATACAAGTTTTTATTGAAGAATTATCTCAATTTATGCGTTGGACAATGCAAACATCTGGAGCAGAAACACTTTCTTGTGCTGGTAATATTTTTATAGGACAAACTGAAGCTCCAATTTTGATCAAACCTTATATCAAAGATATGACCAAATCAGAGATTCATGCGGTAATGACAGGTGGATTTTCTACTATTGCTGGTAGTGTGTTTGCTGGTCTAGTGGCTATGGGAATTGATGCAAGCTATCTAATTAGTGCTAGTATTATGAGTGCTCCTGCAGCCTTGATGCTTTCTAAAATGTGGTATCCAGAAACAGAATCATCTAAAACAACAGGTGATGCACATATTCCTAAAATTCAAATTTCGGATAATATTATTGGTGCTGCAGCTCAAGGTACGGCAGAAGGACTTCAATTAGCACTCAATGTAGGGGCGATGCTACTAGCATTTATTGCATTAGTTACCGTCGTAAATATGGGACTAGGGACACTTCAAGAAGGGTTAAGTTTGGATTATATTTTTGGACATATTTTTCAATATGTAGCACTTGTTATGGGTGTTGTTCCTCAAGATGCTCAAGCAGTGGGAACATTATTAGGAAGTAAAATTGCAATTAATGAATTTGTTGCTTATGGACAACTTGCTGAATTTGTCAAAAATGGTACTATCACTCCAAGATCTCAAGCTATTGCTACTTATGCATTGTGTGGTTTTGCTAATTTTAGTTCTATAGGTATTCAAATTGGTGGTATTACACCAATGGCACCAGAAAGAAAAACTGATATTGCTAGTTTGGGATTTACGGCTATGTGGGCAGGGGCTTGTGCATCTTGGATGACAGCAACTATTGCTGGAATTTTTATAAGGTAAATATATGAAAAATATAGTAATAGGTATTGCTGGTGGAACAGCATCAGGAAAGACAACAATAGCACAAGCTATAGAGCGATCTTTTTCGAGAAATGAGGTAGTAATATTAAGACAAGATAATTATTATAATTCTCAAGATCATATTACTTTAGAAGAGCGTCTCAGTACTAATTATGATCACCCTAATGCGTTTGATTTTGAATTATTAAGAGATCATCTAAAATTATTATCTGAAGGCAAAATAATAGAGCAGCCTATTTATAATTTTACAACACATACTCGATCAAGTAATACACATAAAATAATTCCTAGTCGTGTTATTATCTTAGAGGGTATTTTATCTTTTGCAGATAATAGTCTTATGGATTTGATGGATATAAAAGTGTTTATCGATACAGAAGCTGATTTAAGATTTATTAGAAGATTGCTCCGAGATACAGTTGAACGAGGAAGAACAATAGAACAATCAATCAATCAATATCTTGCAACAGCAAAACCTGGACACGATCAATTTATAGAGCCATCAAAGAAAAAAGCTGATATTATTATTCCTTATACGGATCATAATACAGTAGCTATTGATATGCTTATAGATCATGTTCGTTATATTGTTTCTCAAAATAAATAATATAAAATATAAAAAGCCTGTAATATAAATTTACTGGCTTTTTTTATGCGTTCTTTTTATTGTAAAATATATAGATCTTTGTTATAATAGAAATACTATCAACTCAATTTTAGAGATATAAGGAAAATAAATGAATTATTTTATTCAAAATACTAAAAAAATCATATTATTATTAGTATGTTTTATTAGTAGCTCTTGTAATTCTTTTAACAGTAATTTGGTAAAAGACGGAGATGTTTATTTATTTCAAGGTAAAGAACAGGTTATTGTTTCTTTTGTTGGAATAGATCCTACAATCGAGACTCTGGATAATACAGCAAAAATCATCGCTTTTCTCAAACAAAAACAAACAAAAGAACTATCAAGTGAGTCTGTTCTTATAGAAGGATTAACGGACAATATCTTTTATAATTTCCATGTTATTGGAGAAGCTTTATTTTTTGTTAAACCCTATTATCAAAACAAAACATTAATCTATGGATATATAGCTTCGTTATATGCTGATTTTTCTTTCAAAAATAATAAAAACTTTTTTATTCCTTTACAAGAATTTCAAAAATTTATAAAAGAAAATAAAATACCTAACAAAGATGATGAATTATTAATGAAAGTCGTGGTAGATTTTGCAATAAACGAAGTGTTTTTTGTTTCTGTATTAGAATTGCTAGAAAGACCTCAGCGATATTTTTATTCACAAAAAACGCAAGAAGAGTTATATCAAACATTGATTTATCCTGAAATATTAGGATTTTGGAATTATTTAGTATTTAGATTTGGTCGAACGATGCTACTAAAAATAGCTCAAGAAAAATATACTCCAGAATCATGGCATGTACTGTTTGGTGAAGAAACAAGCGAGTTAGAAGCAGCTTATGTGAAAAATATAAAAGATTCTAAAAAAAAATTAAAAGTGTTATCTAATGAAGAAGTTTATAAAGATCTTACAAATTCTCTACAATTATATATGACAGGAACTAAAAAGTC of Spirochaetota bacterium contains these proteins:
- a CDS encoding NupC/NupG family nucleoside CNT transporter; translation: MRFIGLIGIVLFMGLAYIFSKNRKAINWKTIAWGLGLQVSFAMTILGDVNISFITAGFLSLLITVYIAIIRFIPWCQNNHPILWVRKTPSFMIVLMSVIKIFIIGISLGYFFGKESEILLTNVINIIWGVVILVWVARKFNNSALLQKTPINSILVLLAINMSLGLCISIAETTLGARGTISQNIQQLSIGVGNFLSIPTNAGASMIFGPLATIQEPWYFLFFVQVLPTIIFFSALISVLYYIGVIQVFIEELSQFMRWTMQTSGAETLSCAGNIFIGQTEAPILIKPYIKDMTKSEIHAVMTGGFSTIAGSVFAGLVAMGIDASYLISASIMSAPAALMLSKMWYPETESSKTTGDAHIPKIQISDNIIGAAAQGTAEGLQLALNVGAMLLAFIALVTVVNMGLGTLQEGLSLDYIFGHIFQYVALVMGVVPQDAQAVGTLLGSKIAINEFVAYGQLAEFVKNGTITPRSQAIATYALCGFANFSSIGIQIGGITPMAPERKTDIASLGFTAMWAGACASWMTATIAGIFIR
- the udk gene encoding uridine kinase, coding for MKNIVIGIAGGTASGKTTIAQAIERSFSRNEVVILRQDNYYNSQDHITLEERLSTNYDHPNAFDFELLRDHLKLLSEGKIIEQPIYNFTTHTRSSNTHKIIPSRVIILEGILSFADNSLMDLMDIKVFIDTEADLRFIRRLLRDTVERGRTIEQSINQYLATAKPGHDQFIEPSKKKADIIIPYTDHNTVAIDMLIDHVRYIVSQNK